The Glycine max cultivar Williams 82 chromosome 3, Glycine_max_v4.0, whole genome shotgun sequence sequence AGGCTTCAAGCCACTCTATGGGGAGATGAAACCCAAGGCTTTGATGATGGCCGAGGAGATTATTCTCCGGTGTCAACGCTAACTTCTGATGCCGCAGCCTCCATTTCAATGCGCATCGCAAACAGAGTTCAGAGAATTGTTGGGTTTTGCTACCCGTGGTTACATGCTAGTACTGAGGGTATGTCAAATTCAAATACaaattaacatgattttaataattcaattttttttcaaggttaTGCATTCTATTCTATCTGTGACAATTATTTCTTTGGAGTCTGAATATCCTTAAAGGTCTAAAGTATCATATTTACAATGCAGGCTTGCAATTTGCTTACCAACTCTTATACCTGTTGGATGCTACTGGATACTACTCGCTAGCACTGCACGCACTTGGGATTCATGTTTGCCGAGCTACAGGGCAAGAGCTGGTACACAATTAGAAATTAGGATATTGCATTCAGAAAAATCTTCATTTTGtgttatttggaaaaaaaaaaaattggccatgcatttatacataatttttatttgctcTGTTTCTTTTGTTACTccagtgttttttcttttactttttcacACGAGCAATATCTCAACTCTCAAGCTTGCCATACATTGGCGGCAGCCTCCTTGTTCCCAAAgtgtaattaaatgaaataacttTTCCACCATGCCACACTTgtcaacatttaaaaatattcttaccATCTGGTGGTTGTTAAGTGATAGTATAGTGTTATGGGTtgcatgtttgtttgtttgtttgtgagTGTGTGTTAAAGTGGTTAATGAGTgaattatgaaagaaaaaatctatCGGTATGTAATATTAAACTATATTTGTAGTTGTTGCTAATTTAATGCACAATCCTTCCAAGAACTCCAAACATGTTTCAAATGCAATGAGTGGTTGTCTGCATCAGTCTGTCATGTACCTATGTTCTATGGTGTTGTAATTAtgcttgaaaaaatatatactaatatacTATTATTTGCCTTCTTCAATATGTCAGactcaaataaataattcaaagtAACAATTTGTGAGCTTTGTTTTGTGAGTGTATAACTCTGTTAGTTACTCACAATTTTGTGGCTTAAAAACATTATAATTgttgggttaattggtgaaagAGAAATTTGTTCATTTCTGTTTGTGTGATTGATTTTGCTCTTTTCTCCTTTCATGTCAAGATAGATGGATACCTCTTCTAGGATTTCAAAGATGCGTAACCGTGAACGTGAGAGGCTTCGTGGGCCTCAATGGTTGAAggtatgtgatttttttatcagtataatGACTTTTATCTTTCCCTGATTTTCCATGAATTAAGAAGAAACTGAAGAAGTTAGTTAGTTAAACTTTTTTTCTGTATATTTCGCATGAAGCATGATAATGCTGACTGTATGAATTAATGTTCTTTTTATGCTCCATTTTAACCACATGATTCGAATCTCAGACATTGCAAGGAGCATTGCTCAGCTGTTCGTACACTGTACTTGACTATGCACAAACCGGATTGATTGCAGCAGTGTTCTTTTTTAAAGTGAGATGGCTAATCCTTTAAATACATATATGTTTTTCCTTTGTTCACTGAGTACTAACAATATCCTGAAAGATGTACTAATGATGTTGTAGCATGGTAGATATTATTGacttatttagatttgatttgtaTCCTAACTAATTATCCAATATTTCTACTAATGGGAGCTAGTTTATCTTAAGTTTGACTTCTTGTTCTGTCTAGAGGTTCCCTTAAGTATGCTTTCTGGTGATATGCTGTTAAATAGGTTAGCTTTATGTGCTTATTACTAAGGAGCATAATTATTAACACATCACCTATTTGAATTATGTAGATGATGGAATGGTGGTACCAGTCTGCCGAGGAGAGAATGTCAGCTCCTACAGTATATCCTCCAccccctcctcctccaccaccaaaGGTGAAGAAGCAAATTTAAGCTTTTCTCCCACCTCTCTCCACGGGCAGTTGTTTTGACTTTGTTTTACCTGAATGAATTTTCTggacaaataaattatatctattttcaactttcattgtaaaagcttctttttctttttcactacATTTTCTATGTAGTGTCACACACTGTCAGTAATTAGAATCTTGTACAAACAGGTAGCGAAAGAAGGGATACCACTACCACCAGACAGAACAATTTGCCCCTTATGCTCGCAAAAGCGTGTAAATCCATCTGTAGTTTCAGTTTCAGGGTTTGTCTTCTGCTATGCTTGCATATTTAAGTATATTACTCAGGTGAGAGCTCTAGACATCCTTACTGTGACTAATATATAACCTACATATAAATGCAAACTGGTTTTACTTTTCATGATTCTCTATACTGACGACTTCATGACTAAATTTAAACTATATTACGagatacattagaaatttctgGGAAGTTCAATTAGATATATTGCGGATGCATGAAGCCTTTTGGTTGCCAGAATTTACATGATCCCACTGTGGTTGTCAGATGGGGATCACTCAAACAACTGAATAACAATGTTAACTCATTTCTgtcatatttattatgaatatcTTGCAAATCCCACTGAAAATAATCAACTGATGAGTCGTCACTCGTTTTATCTAATGCAAGTTTTCGTGTTTCCCCATTACAGTATAAGCGCTGCCCAATTACTTTAATGCCTTCAACGGTTGACCAGATAAGGAGACTCTTTCATGATGTCTAGGCCAGTTGGAGCGGAATTGGTAGAAATTACAGTTATCTTGAGTACATAGGCAAAAGACTCCCAATTATTGttgtactactactactactactaataTAAagtatatctttttcttttagtaaGTGGCTTAATAAGAGGtatcatttttgttattttcctctTATTCATTCGTTTATGAATACTATATACGTCGTCGTCGCTCAGTAGCACTGGTGGCACTCCTGGCTTTGGCAAATGaactatattaattattactcGACATTTGCCCAAAACAATTGCGAAAGTAAGAGCTTCAACTTAGAATTATCTATGCATTAAATGATTAAAGAACTGAATAATATACTAGTAAAGAAATGCATTTGTCACGAATATCCAGGGCTACAACAAAAATCACGCTTCTCTATCACcgcgagaaaagaaaaaaaaaccacctCGTAGCTCAAACTCCTGCAGCACTGGCTTCAAACGCTCTTTCTAGTCTGGTCTGCAATGCCGTTGAACTCCTCTTTGGTTTCACATCCTGCAATACAAGCAGCTATGATTTGTCTACTAACTTCTAATAGTAATGTATAAAAACATAATCGTAAGTAATTCTGATACTTACCTTTCCACTTTTGTTGAATTCCAAATCCATGCTCTGCTCTGTGTGACTCCAATAGCTCCCAACAGTACCTATGATGGGTGTCTCGTCGGGACTCCGGCTTCTAGACCTTCTTGAAGATGCAGATAAAGACAACATCCTGATCTCTTCAAGGGTTAATGCTCCTAAAATTGGCCTATCCTCATGACTCCACGGTGAACCTCTTCTTCCTTTTGGTGTTTGTTCTCCCACAGAACTGGTATTGTTGACGGAATTCAGGGTGGTTTCCGATGATTCAACCAACCAGCTCGAGAGGCTGGTGTCCACCCCAATTTTGTCATCGAACCTCTGCCTTGCCTTGCGGTTTGACAGCTTCAAACTAGGCTCTGGACTAATGGGTATGTTGACATCTTTCACTACCAAGTTGATGTTTTCTTTATCGTTCTTCAGTGTTGCTTTGACTACTGTCCTCTGACTTGGATTCAGCACTGACGAAACATCTGGAATCTTTCCTTGTGTGATGCTGTTTGTGCTTGTAGCATGAGCTGACATTTGACTATTAACTTCGTTCTCTGCTTCAGCTGATGAAATTCGTATTCTAGAATTAGCGGACATAGAAAAGAAAGATTCTGAGGACTCTTCTTGAACCCATGTTTGGTTAACATCAGCGCCTTCTACCCAATCTTTCTTCTCATTGGAAGGATCATCTTCAAGTGTAGCATCCAAActaacatttaaattattatcatcGTACCCGTCATCATCAGGGCAATCTCTATATCTATACTGAGTGACAGGGTCATTCGCTCTTCCTTTTTCACCTTCCTTCTTGATTAATTCCTTGGTGGCAGGTTGCTGTTCATTGTTCTCGGATGGTTTTCCTTCTTTAACACTTGGGGATGACCCAAATGTGCATACGAGTTGTATTGGACTGTTAACTTCGGCCTCGGCATCTGAAACTTTATTTCTAGAAGAAATGGAGAGGGAGAACAGTGACTCAGAAGACTCTTCTTGATGCGATCTTTTACTAatctcatcatcttcttcttccttcttacATATCTGAGGTGCTTCCTCTTCCCTTGACCGCTCCTCCTTGGTTTCAACACTCTTAATTGATTGCTCTACATTTTTTATTCTGAAAGCGTAAATGAGGGGATAAATATGTATAATCAAAATACTACAATAAGATCATAACGGAATGAATGTATGGTTTACTTTGATTCTGCTATGCAATCAATGAGTTCTTCAACATCGGTCTTTTGGCGTGCGAGAGGTTCAAAAGCTCCTTCTCTCCCATGGGTCTGtgacaaacaaaatatttgaatCGTTAATGGAGAGAGAGATGAAGGAAAGTGAGAGAGGTTTTGCTTGCTTGCTTACTTGGGGTTCATCTGTGGAGGGTGTTGCATCGGCGGAACGCAATTGGTTCCTCCGTTTAGAAGTAGGAAAGCAAGGTAGAAAGCAGCACCTCATCATTAACTaattgattttgtgaaaaaaagtgACTTTAATTTGATGCTTCTAAAGAAGAGAGAACTAGAGTGAGAGTGTTTTGGAGGTCATGGGAAGAGAGAAGGGATTTGAGGAAcagaacaaagaaaagaaaagagggaTT is a genomic window containing:
- the LOC100804330 gene encoding peroxisome biogenesis protein 12, whose amino-acid sequence is MLFQVGGQGSRPTFFEMAAAQQLPASLRAALTYSIGVLALRRPFLHKLLDFEDESFALLMLVLESHTLRTTDASFSESLYGLRRRPANIALKNDDATTTTTSSSALRRRQRVLSVVFLVVLPYLKSKLHSIYNREREARLQATLWGDETQGFDDGRGDYSPVSTLTSDAAASISMRIANRVQRIVGFCYPWLHASTEGLQFAYQLLYLLDATGYYSLALHALGIHVCRATGQELMDTSSRISKMRNRERERLRGPQWLKTLQGALLSCSYTVLDYAQTGLIAAVFFFKMMEWWYQSAEERMSAPTVYPPPPPPPPPKVAKEGIPLPPDRTICPLCSQKRVNPSVVSVSGFVFCYACIFKYITQYKRCPITLMPSTVDQIRRLFHDV
- the LOC102663852 gene encoding uncharacterized protein; protein product: MMRCCFLPCFPTSKRRNQLRSADATPSTDEPQTHGREGAFEPLARQKTDVEELIDCIAESKIKNVEQSIKSVETKEERSREEEAPQICKKEEEDDEISKRSHQEESSESLFSLSISSRNKVSDAEAEVNSPIQLVCTFGSSPSVKEGKPSENNEQQPATKELIKKEGEKGRANDPVTQYRYRDCPDDDGYDDNNLNVSLDATLEDDPSNEKKDWVEGADVNQTWVQEESSESFFSMSANSRIRISSAEAENEVNSQMSAHATSTNSITQGKIPDVSSVLNPSQRTVVKATLKNDKENINLVVKDVNIPISPEPSLKLSNRKARQRFDDKIGVDTSLSSWLVESSETTLNSVNNTSSVGEQTPKGRRGSPWSHEDRPILGALTLEEIRMLSLSASSRRSRSRSPDETPIIGTVGSYWSHTEQSMDLEFNKSGKDVKPKRSSTALQTRLERAFEASAAGV